The Desulfovibrio inopinatus DSM 10711 genome window below encodes:
- a CDS encoding two-component system sensor histidine kinase NtrB: MPFPPKEDTFCLWDFGESDFDIGIIGTGSGFYSILDIIFDDEYEEFLPKLKLRAVAEPGPNASRLGHKRLSGVPIYDTYTHMLNAHPSLNLIIELGDSRRRSREIVSTLPEHVTFIDHTATFFLCALKNFAMVSKRCRTDLGQQKILLQAIIDEIPDDILLLDTTGCIVDVNQHTTRRLGISKEMLLGMSCYGNKNIPDDFPFFCKDISDDPFHDTLQTGLRSETLETRVNAEGRLRYYRIYSYPISGGNGHMEYILIMRRDITSRTEYEKKERQWEKIDVVERMSTYLAHEIRNPLFTIAGFAGSLLKSETLNEKDRNKLEIILEESARLDAVLKHILAFTRPTEATFGEADVNALVHKAVDQAMSREGDPEKRIVMHLESGLPKVTGEAKLLVQCLLDMIKNSFESMSDGGVVHVETGMDNGYVVLRVKDTGAGMSKEKLENLFSPFFTTKNKGSGLGMAMIRKIMEDFGGKVDVTSRERQGTVITLFFSPVLAEGLGKV, translated from the coding sequence ATGCCTTTCCCTCCAAAAGAAGATACATTTTGTTTGTGGGATTTTGGTGAGTCGGATTTCGATATCGGTATTATCGGGACCGGATCTGGGTTTTATTCGATTCTTGATATTATCTTTGACGACGAATACGAAGAATTTTTGCCCAAGCTCAAGTTGCGAGCGGTTGCAGAACCAGGGCCCAACGCATCACGTTTGGGACATAAACGACTTTCCGGCGTTCCAATCTACGACACATATACGCATATGCTGAATGCGCATCCGTCTCTCAATCTCATCATAGAGCTTGGTGACAGCCGAAGGCGTTCCCGGGAAATCGTTTCGACGTTGCCAGAGCATGTTACCTTCATTGATCATACGGCCACTTTTTTTCTCTGCGCATTGAAAAATTTTGCCATGGTGAGCAAGCGGTGTCGTACAGATCTCGGCCAACAAAAAATCTTGCTTCAGGCAATCATTGACGAAATTCCGGACGATATTTTGTTGCTCGATACAACTGGTTGTATTGTCGACGTGAATCAACATACGACGCGTCGTCTGGGTATATCCAAAGAGATGCTTCTTGGCATGTCATGCTATGGGAATAAAAATATTCCCGATGATTTTCCGTTTTTTTGTAAAGATATCAGTGACGACCCCTTTCATGACACGCTTCAGACCGGATTACGCTCAGAAACGTTGGAAACTCGTGTCAATGCTGAAGGTCGCCTCAGGTATTATCGTATTTACTCGTATCCGATTTCTGGTGGAAACGGTCACATGGAATATATCTTGATCATGCGTCGAGATATCACGAGTCGCACCGAATATGAGAAGAAAGAGCGACAATGGGAAAAAATCGATGTTGTTGAACGTATGTCGACATATTTAGCGCATGAAATACGAAACCCACTCTTTACCATTGCCGGGTTTGCCGGATCTCTCCTCAAGTCGGAGACATTAAACGAAAAAGACCGTAATAAACTGGAGATTATTCTCGAAGAAAGTGCCCGGCTGGATGCCGTTCTGAAACATATTCTTGCCTTCACCAGACCAACAGAGGCGACTTTTGGAGAAGCCGATGTCAATGCGTTGGTTCATAAAGCCGTCGATCAGGCTATGTCGCGGGAAGGTGACCCTGAAAAACGGATTGTCATGCATCTTGAGTCGGGCTTACCCAAGGTAACTGGAGAAGCGAAACTGCTTGTTCAATGCCTGCTCGATATGATTAAAAATAGCTTTGAATCTATGTCCGATGGTGGAGTTGTGCATGTGGAGACAGGAATGGATAACGGGTATGTTGTGCTTCGCGTCAAGGACACTGGGGCCGGTATGTCTAAAGAAAAATTGGAGAATTTATTCAGTCCCTTTTTCACGACAAAAAATAAAGGCTCGGGGTTAGGCATGGCCATGATTAGAAAAATCATGGAAGATTTTGGAGGCAAAGTCG